In Acidisarcina polymorpha, the DNA window GGCAACCCCTGCGGTGAGCGCGGGAATCCGCTGCCGCAAATGGATCGCGCCGGTAATCAGAAAGATCAGAACCGCCCATGCGATGATAGCTCCGCTCGTCAAAGCTGTTCCAGGAACACTCGTGGAGCGTTCGATACTCATGTGTATGGGCAATACGATCAATTGGAAATACCGCCAAAATACTTCAGCAACATTCCAAAAGTGATGCGGACCTTTACCAGCACGGGTACCCACTGCCCAACACAGGCAAAATATGATATAGCCGCCAACAGCCCAGCCCCTGCAAGCGAGACCCAGCGATGCCACGGTCGTTTCTCGTCCAGCAGAACATATCCCCAAGCAACGAGCACCACTAGCAGAAGGCCCTCTTCATGAGAGCAATCCGCCAATAAAGCTGCAATCGTAAAAGCCAGCAGCCATCCCCATCCGCCAGATCGCACAAACCTGAGTCCCAGCACAAGAGCAGAGAGAAGAAACACCATGCACAGCGGATAGGGCTGGCCGCTCACCCAGGCCACCGCTTCACTGTTAATGGGCAGTCCAAGCCAAATCAAACTCGCCACTGCAGCAAAAAGCGAGCGCATCCCCAGTCGGCGCAGCAGCACAAAAAGCAGCACACCGTTTATCCCATGAAGCAAGATACCAGTAAGGTGGAACCCTCCCGGCTGGTCCCCAAACACGTGTCTTTCAATGGCCAGCAGGATCCATACCATTGGGCGATACGTTGCTTCTCCCTTAATCGACAGTCCCATACCGAGCGGTAACGGGGTCAGCAGACGCTTCAGCCAAACCTCATGCCATGACTGAAGAATGGAGTTGTTCGCGATCAGGCTTATGTCGTCGTCCTGGAACGGTGCATTTATAACGCCTGAGTAAAGAAAGCCCACCCACACTGATGCGGCAATACAAAAGGTTACAAGCGGTTGTTTCGTCACCCACTTATGCATGAATCTACCTCACTCCTTTCACGAGTTCCTTAAGCTTGCCTTTCTCTTCTTCTCTTTTTGTGGAACTGCGAAGAACACCCAGCGCATAATGGGGCAGTGGGTACCCCCGATGCATTCTCTGCGGGCTCTCGACTGGTACACAAAATGGAGGTCGCTCTAAGCGCTTGTGGGTGAAATAATTCAGATTCGTAGAACGATATGCAGATATTGATCGTTCCAGTCACTGGCCAGCTCCAGCAGTCCGCGCTCGCTATGCACAGACAAGAGCGAGGACGCGTAGTTTGGGCAAACGTTGTTTGAGTCGGAGGCCGCGTTTGGTAGCTCGACCGGAGCGGGCGCGCTGGTCTACTCTCGGGAACCGACTTGCGAGGAATTTCGGAAGTGACCTCTCCACCCTGTGCCGATACGGAGCCGTTTGCTTCATTCAAGACCTTGCCAACAACCACTTGCTCACGCGCCTTTACTAAGCCGAAGTATCTGCATGCCCGCGACGCTCTTTCTTGACAACAAAATGTTTCTCCTTGAAAGATCTTCCAGCACAGTCTGGTCTTTTAGACTCACACTCCGACACGGCGTAGTTGACCTTGTAAGTTTCGGGTTATACCCGTGAGGTATGGTGGCAGTGGGTATCGTGTACTGAAACGCTCACTGCCGCAGCGGCAATCGGATGTTTTCTCCGTAAACTATAGGAGAAACGAAAGCTGCTCACTCCGGCGGTCAGCTGTCACCCAGTGACATCAAGGAATGCGCCGTTAATGAAGGAGGCTTCGGCGCTTGCCAGCCACAGGATTGCGCGTGCAACTTCTTCTGGCTGCCCGCCTTTGCCCATCGAAAGCGCTTTTCAGAATAAAAGGCAGGAACAACAAGGAGTTCATGCGGGTGGTGGTGTCCAGAAGGCCGATGGCGAAATCAGGGCGAACCCGACGCTTTGAGTTTGCCGGTCAGTTGCAGCGCTGCTCTCAACTCCGCTTGAGGCGCGGGGACCAGGCGCATCTGCCAATAGATATCGCGACGAGTAAACCCGGGTGGCAGCTATCTATAGGTTCGATCGCCCCTGTAGCACTGTGAGCAACAATGAGTGAGCCATGCTGCCAAGAGCGAGTGCGCGCCGGGAGCCAGATGTTCGTCGTAGGGACAGATTATGCCGCGTTTCACTTGAGCGTTGTAGGGCCTGTCTTGCTATTTTCCTCCGCATGCATAATTCTCAGACGGAGTTACAAAGGCGATCTAGAATGGCCTCGCGATCACGCTAGCAGAACTCTTCGGCAATGCGCTCACGAATATCGCGGCGGCGGGTTGCGTGCAAACGATCAGTCTAGGACCTAGGAACTACACCCGTCGCGATTCTATGCTGATACTGGCCGGGAGTCATTCCGTAAACCCTTCTGAACTGTCTTCCAAAATGGCTTTGGTCGGAAAATCTCAGATGCAAAGAGGTATCGGCAAGCGACCACCCTTCCGAAATCAACTTTCTTGATTGGATGAGACGAGCACGAGTGTGAAATGCCAGAGGCGATAAACCGATGTGCCTCGTAAACGCATGGACGAAGTAGTACGGACTTACACCTGCCAGAGAGGATAGAGCATCGAGGGATGGGACTTTCGCAAGTGAGTGTGAAAGATAGGACTGCATCCGCGACACGAACGCTGGGGGTGCAGGACTCACCAGTGCGTTTCTCGCACCGCTCTCGCCTAGGATGGTCTCCAGTCGAGGGAGAACATCAACCTGCGGTTCGCAGTTCACGCCAGACTTGAGTGACTCAAAAAAAGTAATGAATTGACCCAGGACTTTCGCGGTGGACCAGGAGATCGGTGCGGCAGGACGATCCACACTCAAAGAAACAGCCGGCAGTGTTGCGATCTTGAAACTGGTCTTACCTCTATAAAGACATTGAGCTCTGTGCACAAGCCGTGGTGGCACGAGCACCAATCGGCCGGGCCTTGCCACGATAGAGCTTGATTTGAACTGATAATGACGCTCACCCTTCGTGACTGCAACCAACTGCCAACCTTCATGAAAATGCCAATCAGTGGCGAACGTCTCCACATTCTCGCCATCATACAGTTCAGTGCCAGAAATTGCTTCACTCCACGATAGCCTCAACGGTTCACGGTCGGTCTTTAGCTCCGCCATGGCAAGATGGCTCCTCATGACAACCATTCTAGATCAAGGAACCGCGGTGTGATCCAACCAGACCTCGAGGACAGGCCGGAGTCATGGAGATCCACTGACCACAGGTTACGGAGATAGCCGCACGAGCTTATTTAGCTCGGCGTTTCCGGCTATAGTTGCGGTTCATAGATCAGCTTTACGCTTCCACACTGCATATAGGTGTACCGCTTGCACAGTGTTCGTCGGAACAATTGCCCCATAGTCCCCATCAGCGCGCGGAGGGCAGCTTGCGCAAAGGCCTTCGAACATAGCAAGGCGGACCCATAGTCACGGTCCACTTCGACTTCAGGTGCGAATAGGACAGTCCCGGTTGGCGTTAGTCAACCTTCCTCATTGAAGGCTGACCAACAGGAACTCGTTAGCTCCAATGGGGAGGTCGTAGATGGTATTAGCATCTACAGTGACGTTGGGATCGTGGAGGGGGGAAAGGTTGCTTCCGCTGCCACGTAGGATATTTAGATTTGCGTTCGTGAAAGAGCCACCGAGACTTTCTAAAGCGATCGAAGCCTTATAAGACGTTGATGTGGAGGAAACGTTCCAGATGGCTAAGTAGGCTTTAGGGGTTGGCGCTTTTTGTACGAGCGCGAAAGCTTGCAGATCGCTTGTAGTAGACGTGAGTGGTCGCAGCGGGGCCGGGGCAGTCTGAAGCCAAGCCATCACTTGAGGCAGCAATGGTGTGACCATTTGTGTGCTCTGTAGTCCGGTAGTCTCCACCGCATAGCCGTGCAGCATGTCGGCAAAAGGCATCAGGTCAACTTCGGCTTGAAGGAAGCTGATCACACCAGCGGCGGTTCCGTATTTATTACCCGTCAGAGAGATCCCGTAGCGATCAATGATGACCTTCACGCCGAGATAGCCGGGATCCTGCTGGAAGAGTTGATATGCGCCATAGAGGGCCTGATCCACCGTGGAAGAAGGTGCGTAATCTTGGATCGTAAAGTAGTCGAGTGGCATCTGAGCGGAGATGATCTCCGCTGCAGTAGGGGAATAGAACTTACTATTGCCTGAGTTCAATTGAATACCTCCACTCAGGATGTGGTTGGTGTGCAGATGCCGTGCAATCGGTGTCCAATAGTTGATGTACCGCTGGATGTTATTGGAAATCGCTGCATCCACTTGCGCCGCTGGGACATCTGCACAACCGGATCCCTTATCGAAGGACGTCGAATATCCGAGCGTGTGCGAAGGTTCTTGCGTGCCAATCCAAATCGTTCCGGGCGCAGACGAATCGAGATCGTCGATCCAGCTTTCCACGGCGTCCTGTACCATCTGCATCGACGCTCCCGGCTCAGGGAGCGGATAGTAGTTCCCAACGGCTCCACATGTGATCTCGTATCCCGGGTCCAGATTGTTTACAGGAAGCACAGAAGGCGTGCCGCTGAATTGCAGCGCACTCGATGTGGCCTCGGATGGGAGGACCGTTCTGAGCATCTGCAGGGTTTGCGAGAGAGGAGCGTTGCCTGTGGCACTTGGCGTAAGCGTTTGCGCTTGATAATCGAACAGGCCTGCGTCCGTTGACTGATTCATCTGGTCGAGCGTGGCGTTGAGGAGGTTTACTCTCGAAGATTGAACGTCTGAAGCGACATTGCTGACGATTGCCGCTGGTGCGTTGCTAAGATCGACGCTCTCGACGACCCCGCGCCGGTACGTCACTTGATGGGCGACGGTGGCATCGTCTTCGCTGCAGTCTACATGGATGGCAGGAGCGACCGCGCCCACGGTCAGGGTGGCGGGAATGGTGGTTGCGACCTGACCAGCGCCATTCGTTACCGTCACTGTATAGCGATCGAGATTGTTCTCCGCCGTAGCTGCCCCAGTCGTATAAGACGGAGCCGTGGCGCCCGGGATAACATTGCCATTCCAGTTCCACTGGTACTTGAGGGGGATGGTGCCTGCTGCGGCGACGGTGAAGGTAGCCAAGGAGCCTGGGACGACTGTGCGACTAAGAGGAGCTTCTGTAATGATCGGCGCCCTCGGAATGATCGTGAGCAACGCAGCTCGACTTGCCACCTGAGATCCGTTGCTGTCGGATACAACGACGCTGTACGCAACACCAGTGTTGTAAGTGAAGATGGTCTTCGGGATCGAGAACATGGGTGCATTAGCGCCTTCTATCGGATTGCCGGCCTGTCTCCACTGATAGCTCAACGGTCCGATGCCCGTGGCTACGACTGAAAAGGAGGCGGGCAGACCGTCGTCAACCTGGAGGTTAAGCGGTTGCGCCACAATAGCCGAATTTGTGGATAGACCTCCCGGCAACGCTAGCGGGATGGCATTGCCACACCCAATTGCAAACCACGCGAGCATACTTAGAGCCGGGGTGACGCTCCAACGTAACTGCCTCATATCTCTCCTGTCCATCCCCCGTAGTCGACACGGAGGGTTGTCTAGCAAGGCGGCCGCACCTTCGCAAGAAAATGTAATCCAGAGCTGAACTCTCCATCAGCTAGGTCACTAAACGCGGCCATCGCCCGTTGCACCAATTCCGTGGCATGATGAGCATCCAATGCCTCGTCCGAAATCCAAATCGAATGAACCGCAAACATCCCAGGACGGTTCGTGATCTCATAGGTTTCATACGCGATGTTACCGGGCTCATAGCGTGAAGCTGTAACTAAAGAGAGCAAAAGATCCCTCGTCTCTATTTCCTTTTCTCGCTTCGCCTGAACCAGGTAAAGCAGGGTCGTTGCTTCCTTCGATTTGTTCATGATGCCTCACATCAATGCAGATGGTTTCTGAACTTCTGTTCGTACTTGTAGGATTCGCAGATCGTGGTTCCGGTGCCCGTGGCTGCTTACTTTATGAGCATGGATAGGTGCCGACAAGGTATGGTCTCTTAGCTCGATTCGATCTTTCCGCTACAGTCGCAATAAACTCTGCACGAGCAGTACTGATTACTGGATTGATCTTCGTGCATCGTCCACCAGCAACCCTCGTCCAACAGAAACGACCGCAAGGCCCGTTACGACTAGCCTGTGGATGCCAACCTGAATTGGGTGCGCACCGGTGTAGAACATGCAGAGACTGTTGTGCTAATTCGCAGTAGGCACGATCTCACCTATTGGGACCGACAGAACGCCTTTCACTTCAGACTTCGGGGAGCTCTGGTTGGAGAGAGTGGGGGAACAAGAGTACTCGCAAGCCCGAAGGTTCAAACTGTCGGAATGATTACAACCAACGAACAAATATTGTTGACGTTGACGGGTCGACATCCTCGGCGGCTTCTGCTTGAGACCGTCACAACCATCTTGGCGGAAGAAGCACGTCAGTAAACTGCACCCCTAGTCCGGGCCGAGTAAAGATAGTCAGCCAGCGCGCGGACGGAATTGAATCATCCGGATGATGCGTTAAAGCTCGCTCAATCGAATGACTTCTCCTTCGTCGCCTTCCCCACCACCGAAAACTGCAAGCTTCACCAGATTCTAGAACTGAGAAAGTGGGATTGCTCTGACCATCTCACCATAGCCAATGGCGTTCGGGTGAATATCATCCCCTGAGTCGAGCATTGGGATCATGTAGCTCAGATTTGTCTTATCGGCCAACACCGAATTGAAATCGATGACGCCATCCGACTGAGGTGGTTGAACGGTGGTGCCGTTCACAACGCTGGGCACTGTCGAAGTCTGCCAAGTATTGAGCAGGAAACGTTGCGCGTCTTCGCCCGAGCCTTGGGCAAAGCGTGTTCCAAATCCATTTGGACTCTGCGTTCCGCAGAATGTGGATGGAGCCGTGACGCCCTCATAGATCTTCAGCCCGGCGGCATGAGCCATGACGATCACGCTCTGCTTGCCCAGAATCAGTGCGTCTGCGGGGACGCAGTCATTCCGCAGATCATTGGCTCCTAGATAGTCGATGACGGTGGACACACCGGGGAGACTAACCACATCGCGCGTGAAACGGTTCAATCCCGCGATTGGGGAGATGCCAAGGACCGTGGTTCCGTATATGCCGACATTAGCAACGGCTATATCATCATGCCCCGCCGCGTGTAGGGCGTCTGCAAGTTGTTCCGGATAGGTCTTGTGCTTATCTAAACCGGATTGATAGCCGTCGGTAGTCGAGCTTCCGAAGGCTGGGATTGTCTCCTTATAGTTGCCGTATACGTCAACCCGGTTGAGAAGATAAGTATTCAGCGTCGTCTGCGTGAAGGACACTCCGGCGAGATCCTGAGTCTTGTCCCCTGCCACATCCACAGTTTGATAATTGGTGACCACGTTGACACCCTGCGCGTGGGACGTGAGGTTCGCCCAAGAGCCCCTTACGTATTCCGTCACGCTGAGCAGCTGACCGTAGGAGTAGCCTAGTGCGACGTTATCCGAGAGGGTACTACCGCCGGGGGGGATCGTGATCGAGGGGGCACCGTTGAAGGTCACGGGAGTGTCATCAGAGACACTCGCCCCAGTCGTCTGAATGCCAACATGCACAGCCCCAAGTGTCACTTCTGAAGCACCGAAATAGTTGGAGAAACTAAGCCGCATGACTCCACGTCCGCCGACCGACGGTTTAACAATCTCGCGGAACGTCCGTTCAGAACCCGAACCGCCCGCTGAAGTGCTAGGAGCATCCGCCCAGGACGCCACCCAAACGGAATCTGGAACAGGCGCAGGTGGTGTGACCGGTCCCGTCGCAGCAGAGGTAGCGCCCCCGCAGCCGGCTAAAACCGCGAGCAGAGATGTAGTGAGGACAGCGGCATAGCAAAGGCTTCTTCCATATTTTGATAAGAGATGTTTTTCGATTGAATACTTCGGGAGGCGTGATGAAAACGTCATGATGCCTTTTCCGTATTACGGTTGTTAGATCACCAAGGTATTGTGGATGCTCCCAGGGTGCCTAGCTTTCCCTGTCGCGATGGATTCTCGCTTCTCCTCGACGGCGCTAAAGGCGCTTCGTTAGGCACGATTCGTCCCTGTCTTGCTCATTCTTCTCTATTGTGACTTCAATTCCGCAAAACTGTGCAGACTTTCTTGGTTGCCGTTCATGCGCCTGAGGTATAGCGCTGCCTTATATGCTGCGCATTGAATGATTCCTTCACCTATGTTGCGGGTTGGGCACGGAAGGTACAGCTATGCTTGCGTAAATAACGCCGCTTTGCTCACGCGTTGAGCTGAAGCTCAGAATGCTGGTTGATTATCCAGGAGCATCAGCAATATATGAGGCCGTGCGCGCCGGAAATATCTCACGGGCCAATGCGTTCGAGTTTCGCCGGAAAGCCAATACTTGTTGGCGCTACAGAGCACGACATACCAATTGATGCGGGTCAGGCCGCAGGAGTTTGCATTGACCGACCCACTAGTTGCGATCTCATTGAGAACGATAGGTCTTGCGGCCATCGCCTTCCTGGTTCCCGTCATACTTTCTTTCAGGTTCGCGCCTGGAGCGACTTCGGCCGAGTATATGGGGCTGGGCTATCACCTAATGATGTACGCTCTCGTCGCGAAACTGCCAGCGGCGGAGTGGGCAAAAGCCGCGGGTTATGGATGGTTAACGCTCGATATCATGGCGGGAGTTCTTGTGATCAACCGTGTTCCGCGCACGATTGCTGATCCTGTTCGCCTAGCGGGCCACGTCTTTGCCGGGCTTTGGTTCATCACGGTTTCCTTGGACGGATCGGCACCCTTGAGAATTCTCGGGGCGCTCGCTGGAATCTTGCTCTTCGGCTATACCTTAGCTTCGCCTTACCTGTCGCCCGTGTGGCTCGCGCCTGCGTCGATCCTCATTCTTACGTGGCTATCCGTTCTTGCGTGGCGAAACGGATAACAACGTATGAAAGGAAGTCTCATGCAATTGACGCGTCGATTCAGTCGGTAGGAGGCAACACTAGGCCGATAGTTTTTCCGACAGAGTAAACCTTAGATCGCGAATCCATTGTGCCTATTAGCAGCGCTTACACGAGGAGAAGAGAAATTTATGGTGTCAAGGCCAGATCGTCGCATGTTCATCGCAGGCTCATTAGCCGCTTTCGCCAGCTGTGGAGTCAAGCCGCTCCGAGCTGAACCCAAGACGAATGGGACACCAGACGACCTATCTGGCGAGTTGTCTAGGATCGAACGTACGTCAGGGGGGCGTCTCGGCGTCTGCTTCATGGACGGACAGAGCGGTTTAGCTTTCGGCCATCGCATCAACGATCTGTTCCCGATGTGCAGCACGTTTAAGGTGTTGGCGGTTGCTGCAGCTCTGGCTCAAGTGGATTCCAAGCGACTCGATCTCCGGCAAACGCTGTCCATAAATCCAGAGGATCTTCTGAAATACGCTCCCGTGACCTCCCAGCACCTTGGCTTGCCAGGAATGACCCTCGGCGATTTGTGCGAAGCCGCTCTCACCTTGAGCGACAACACAGCTGCCAACCTGATCCTCCGTAGCATTGGAGGGCCGGTCCAAGTCACTCGCTTCGCTCGATTACTAGACGATTCGATTACGAGGTTGGATCGTGCCGAACCAACTCTGAATGAAGCGACACCGGGGGATCGACGCGATACAACCACTCCACTGGCTATGGCAAAGGATCTCAGAAAGCTCTTCTGCGGTTCAGTGCTTTCTGGCGCCTCCCGTTCGCTGCTGAAGGAGTGGATGATTGCTTGTAAGACAGGGGACAAGAAGATCCGAAGCGGTTTTTCGAAATCCTTCGTTATTGCGGACAAGACAGGATCGGGAGATCACAACACATCAAACGATGTCGCAGTCATTTGGCCAGCGTCAAACCAGTCCCCGCTCATTCTAACGGTCTAACTCACCCAGGTGATGTCTGATTCAGCCGACACACAGGCTGAACTTATCCACAGCGTGTCTCGCCTGTGTTTCCAGCAACTTTCCGCGTTGCGCACACTGGTGCCTTGAATGTTGCTTCAAATCGCGACCTGCAATCCGGGATGCTTGCAACAGCATTTACAGATGCGACCACCAGCCCCATCGCGAACCAGCCTATGCCGACTGTCGAGCACTGTTCAACTGACAGCTCTATGATGCTAGCTTGCGGGTTTTTCTCGTTCAGAGTTGTTCTGAATGAAGTAGCCGACCCTCAAGAGCTGCGCGGGAAAGGTCTTCGTGCGAGGATGGCAAATCCGGTAATCACCAAAGCTATCGCCAGACCGCCCCAAATTCTGATGTTATGTACTTAGCCCAACCTGTTGGAGCTGTCAGCGGATCAAAAAAGCCCTGAATGAAGGTGTTGTGAGAAGCATGAAGCAGCACGCTTGGCCAGATACTGCCCGACTGTACCCGCAAGTAACCCGAAACAAAAGCCATGGCAATGACCATCACAGTGAAACACGCTAGCGCATACCGGACGTCAGTACCCGCGTTATAGTCCGCCCACAGCAAACCGGGATAGTGCCAAAGGGCCCAAACAGTGCCGGAAATTAAACAAGCCCCCCTGAAGCCCATCCGGTCGAGCAGCAGCGGAAGCATCAGACCGCGCCACCCGAGCTCCTCTCCAAGTGCCCAAGTCATAGTGCTCACTACATTGATCGTAAACATCAGAGGGAGGGCCACACCCATAGTTCCCGATATTGGCCACCTCGCCAAGCCGTATTGCCCAGCCACCGCTAGGCAAAATGCTCTCGGCGCAAACGACCCGGTAACCGTGGCCCAAGTCAATAAGTAAACAGGTGCGGCGTAGATCAACGGCAGCAAGTAACCCATGTAGGTGTACTGCCAAGCGGGCCATTGCCACCCCAATCTCCGTAGCGGGATTTGACGTAGTAGACAAGTCGCCAGAGCTGCGCCGCCTGGGCACCACATAAGGAAGCGGCTAAGGGGCGCGGTTTCGTGATGGATCTGCAGAACGAGGGCATAGGCTGCAGAGCTGAAAAGAGACAGAAGTGCGAAGAATAGCAACAGAGTAAAGATTGAGTCGCTTCCTCCGTCCATCCCGTCTTGTAATCGCCTTTTGAAGAGAATCATCTGTCCGACCTATAGTGTATGCAATCCATCAACCGCCGCGATCCTGTCAAGGCAATTGCTATGCTATTCATCCTTTTAGCCGCAAGGCACAGTAAGTTTGGACAAACACAGACTAGATACAAGACTGATGCGGGCGCTACTGCGCGTCGATGGCCAAGAATTAGCGGGGAGAGCGCCGGTGTCCAGACGGACTGTTAAAGGCTAGGCGACAATCCGAGGTGTTCACATTCAACGGCACGGAGCAGATGTTGTGGTGCCATGCAACGAGGATTTCTTCTCGTAAGCGGTCAGTGCGACGCGAATCTGGTCGGAGGTGAAATTTGGACAACTCAACTGGAGGAAATGATCACTATTGACGGCTTTGATCCGATAGCTTTCAGCTGAGAGCTTCAAGAGGTTGTTCTGAAGCATGTCCCAAGTGCTGATCGCGTCTGCTGTTTGGAGAATGGGGCTCTTGTCTTCCGACAAGACCAGGACCGGTACCTTCACCGGTGCGTCGGTAACTTCTCGTTCATCAGCAGGGAGCGCGGCGGCTTCTTCTCTCTGTTCCCTATCCTGCGAGGCGATGCATTGATCTGCTTGGTAGAGCGCAGAGATTGAAGAGAGGGATGATGGAAAGCCGGAGCACTGATGCATCAATCGATCGTAACCTGACACCTCTGCGGCCCAGCCAATTAACGGAAATTCAGTCAATTGGCTGATTGTGGCTTGGCCGAGGCCAAGCGCATCAGCGGCTCTACCTTGGTAGGTAGCCGGTGTTGTGGCATCGAGGAAGATGAGCGCGGCGACTTGATCAGGGTACAGTTGCGCGTATTCCTTAATGTAAAGACCGCCTAGCGAATGCGCTAGCAGTACGACCGGGCCTTTTTCGTGAGCGGTCTTTAGTAGTTCGTGTAATTGGCTGGCGATAGCCTCTGAATCCCGAGGGCCGGGCCGAGGCTCACTCCACCCAGTTCCCGCTCGATCGTAAGAGCAGAATCGATAACTGCTAGACAACGAGTTCTGAAGAAGTGTCCATGTGAGCGAATCCTCGCCACTCCCAGCCTCGGCAACAATCGTAGGCCGCCCCGTTCCAGAACAGTTTAAATGCATTGATTTTCCATCCACCAGGTAGAACCTCCCAGGTGGGGGATTGAGTGCCAATAAGCGCTTCTGAACGATGAGGTTCCAGCTCGCTCCGGCCATGAACAGCGCTACTAGGAGTATCGTACAAGCACCAAGTGCGCCTAGGGACTGGCTGGCCCATCTTCGAGGATACTTGGATGTCACGATTCTCATACGCCTGTATTTTAAGGAGATCTTAGATTCCTTGTGGGTATCAAATGATACTTAGTAGGTAGGGCTTTGGCTGCCGCCACCGGGCGCCGGACTGCGGACGGGCGTTGAAGAGTTACCGTCTCTCGGATCAAGATGATGTGGCGCATATGAGAGTCCTTCTATGCTCCCGGAGCATAGAAGGATTGCTGCAAAGTATAGGTCAATTCTGGACCACTTGCGTCAAAACATGAGGTTGAAGATGCGAACAACTCGCGCCGGCGTTCTCCAGTTCTAGCGATACGACAACATAAAACAGCAGAGAAGACCGAAGTTGGCGTGAGCGTCTTTAGCTATAAGTCCCTGCCACTCTAGCCTCGAAAAGGCTTACGTCGCATTGAAGGAGTCCTGAAATTGCTACAACCGACCACCCCTACTGAAGAAGTCATCAATCATAACGTTGTGAAAACGGAAGCAAAGCAAGGTCCGATCCTTAAGATCGGCGAATGGCAACTGAATTGGAAAGCCCAGGGCGCGAACACAGGCTATTCATTCTCTATCTATGAGACGACACTTGGAGCCGGCAACGGGCTGCCGTTACATAAGCATCCATACCCGGAGTTCTTTTATCTACTTGAGGGGAGCCTTGCATTTTGCCGCTGGAATAATGCTGGGGCTGCCGAGTGGATTCAGTGTGAGACGGGCGATAGCATCCTGGCACCCCCAAATGCACCGCACACGTTTTTTAACAAAAGTGCTCTACCTGCGCGGTTTCTGAGTGTTTCTACCTATCATCATGAACGCATGCTCAAAGATGCGATCAACCCTGGTGGTGATCTGAACTACCTTCCTTCGCAACTTTCGACTGCAGATTTCGAGCAGCTCTTCAAG includes these proteins:
- a CDS encoding alpha/beta fold hydrolase, which gives rise to MHLNCSGTGRPTIVAEAGSGEDSLTWTLLQNSLSSSYRFCSYDRAGTGWSEPRPGPRDSEAIASQLHELLKTAHEKGPVVLLAHSLGGLYIKEYAQLYPDQVAALIFLDATTPATYQGRAADALGLGQATISQLTEFPLIGWAAEVSGYDRLMHQCSGFPSSLSSISALYQADQCIASQDREQREEAAALPADEREVTDAPVKVPVLVLSEDKSPILQTADAISTWDMLQNNLLKLSAESYRIKAVNSDHFLQLSCPNFTSDQIRVALTAYEKKSSLHGTTTSAPCR
- a CDS encoding cupin domain-containing protein is translated as MLQPTTPTEEVINHNVVKTEAKQGPILKIGEWQLNWKAQGANTGYSFSIYETTLGAGNGLPLHKHPYPEFFYLLEGSLAFCRWNNAGAAEWIQCETGDSILAPPNAPHTFFNKSALPARFLSVSTYHHERMLKDAINPGGDLNYLPSQLSTADFEQLFKSMEKDQVYVVADHA